Proteins from a genomic interval of Zingiber officinale cultivar Zhangliang chromosome 2A, Zo_v1.1, whole genome shotgun sequence:
- the LOC122041476 gene encoding lanC-like protein GCL2 isoform X1, with translation MQPHTASTLACSSLTKAANPSMADRYFPNEMPDFVEEEHEQASISQSTLHGLLRLPYPKLADKFLEAALDLKEKVVKRTWLRAGRQVRDFTLYTGALGTALLLFKAYRVTNSKSDLGLCGEIIRACDAASAGSSRHVTFICGRAGVCALGAVVAKHVGDDVLLRHYLNSFREIKLRDVPNELLYGKVGYLWACSFLNKHIGENTIPSTDMSAIANEIISDGKRLSNKSSCPLMYEWHGKKYWGAAHGLAGIMHVLMDMDLNPEDRKCIKTTLNYMIQHRFQSGNYPSSQGSESDRLVHWCHGAPGVAVTLTKAAQVFQDEQFLQAEEEAAAIVWRRGLLKRVGICHGISGNAYVFLSLYRHTRRVEYLYQAKAFACFLLDKANQLIEDGTMHTGDRPYSLFEGQAGMAYLFFDMIEPSESRFPAYEL, from the exons ATGCAACCGCACACCGCAAGTACACTCGCCTGTTCTTCTCTTACCAAAGCGGCGAATCCATCCATGGCCGATCGCTACTTCCCCAACGAGATGCCCGACTTCGTCGAAGAAGAACACGAGCAAGCTTCCATTTCGCAGTCCACTCTCCACGGCCTCCTCCGCCTTCCCTACCCCAAGTTAGCCGACAAATTCCTCGAAGCCGCGCTCGATCTCAAAGAGAAG GTCGTGAAGCGGACGTGGTTGCGTGCCGGGCGGCAAGTGAGGGATTTCACGCTCTACACCGGCGCCCTAGGAACGGCGCTGCTGCTCTTCAAGGCGTACCGGGTTACTAACAGCAAGAGCGACCTTGGTCTCTGCGGCGAGATCATTAGGGCTTGTGACGCTGCTTCCGCTGGATCAAG CAGGCATGTGACCTTCATATGTGGGCGGGCGGGAGTGTGCGCGCTCGGTGCTGTGGTTGCGAAGCATGTTGGAGACGATGTGCTGCTCCGCCATTATTTGAACTCGTTTAGGGAG ATAAAGTTGCGTGATGTTCCTAATGAACTTCTGTATGGAAAAGTTGGCTATTTGTGGGCATGCTCTTTCCTGAACAAGCACATTGGTGAGAATACAATACCGTCAACAGACATG AGTGCTATAGCTAACGAAATCATCTCCGATGGGAAAAGATTATCCAACAAAAGCAGTTGCCCTCTGATGTACGAGTGGCATGGGAAGAAATACTGGGGTGCAGCCCATGGGCTTGCGGGAATCATGCATGTCCTGATGGACATGGATCTGAATCCAGAAGATAGGAAATGCATCAAAACCACGTTGAACTACATGATACAACACCGTTTCCAAAGTGGGAATTATCCCTCCAGCCAAGGATCTGAGTCTGATCGGTTGGTGCATTGGTGTCATGGTGCTCCAGGTGTCGCTGTTACCCTGACCAAAGCAGCTCAG GTTTTCCAAGACGAGCAGTTTTTGCAAGCTGAAGAAGAGGCGGCTGCCATCGTGTGGCGGAGAGGCCTGCTGAAGAGAGTTGGCATTTGCCATGGCATTAGTGGCAATGCTTATGTCTTCCTCTCATTGTATCGGCATACCAGGAGGGTCGAATATTTGTACCAGGCTAAAGCATTTGCTTGCTTTCTGCTGGACAAAGCTAACCAGTTGATTGAAGATGGGACAATGCACACTGGTGATCGGCCATATTCATTGTTCGAAGGGCAAGCAGGCATGGCATATCTCTTTTTTGACATGATCGAACCTTCTGAATCCAGGTTCCCAGCTTATGAGCTTTAA
- the LOC122041479 gene encoding pre-rRNA-processing protein TSR2 homolog isoform X2, with the protein MDSVGSGWWSEEETHVVFSPQSLSLFGEGISLVFSRWTALQMAVENACGGRESRHKSEELTSTILTWFSQSKGPLYIDDLENMLEENMLNLFNTEIDDGSIEEVAEELMIMHEDFLKGNFESIEKLRKSGPVISSVAQSKQAIGGKRRCWHFPILKDGVGMLHDDQ; encoded by the exons ATGGACTCTGTTGGGAGTGGATGGTGGTCCGAAGAGGAAACTCATGTGGTTTTCTCTCCACAATCATTGTCTCTTTTTGGTGAAGGAATATCACTGGTGTTCTCTCGCTGGACAGCGCTCCAGATGGCGGTGGAAAACGCATGTGGTGGGCGAGAGTCACGACACAAGTCTGAAGAGCTCACCTCCACTATCCTCACCTGGTTCTCCCAGTCTAAAG GTCCACTTTATATTGATGATTTGGAAAATATGCTTGAAGAGAATATGTTGAATTTATTCAATACAGAGATTGATGATGGTAGCATCGAAGAG GTTGCTGAAGAATTGATGATCATGCATGAAGACTTTCTCAAGGGAAATTTTGAATCAATTGAAAAGCTGAGGAAGTCGGGACCTGTAATTAGCTCAGTTGCTCAGAGCAAACAG GCAATAGGTGGTAAAAGACGGTGTTGGCATTTTCCAATTTTAAAAGACGGTGTTGGCATGTTGCATGATGATCAATAG
- the LOC122041480 gene encoding uncharacterized protein LOC122041480, translating to MASKLVVALVFLFDLIAFALAVAAEQRRSTARVVSDSEDNYNYCVYDSDIATGYGVGALLFLLLSHAILMILTNCLCFGRRSLAPGGPRACTLLLFLLSTVTFIIAEACLLAGSVRNAHHTRYRNMFFDGDLSCDTVRKGVFAAGAAFVFFTALLTELYYIFYSKAVASDELPYGSGAGAVGMSSFH from the exons ATGGCGTCCAAGCTCGTCGTTGCTCTCGTCTTTCTCTTCGACCTCATCGCCTTCGCCCTCGCCGTCGCCGCCGAGCAACGCCGAAGCACC GCGCGGGTGGTGTCGGACTCGGAGGACAACTACAACTACTGCGTCTACGACTCCGACATCGCCACCGGCTACGGCGTTGGcgccctcctcttcctcctcctcagcCACGCCATTCTAATGATCCTCACCAACTGTCTCTGCTTTGGCCGTCGCTCCCTCGCCCCCGGCGGCCCCCGCGCCTGCACcctgctcctcttcctcctctccac GGTGACGTTCATAATAGCAGAGGCGTGCTTATTGGCCGGATCGGTGCGTAACGCGCACCACACGCGCTACCGAAACATGTTCTTCGACGGTGACCTTTCCTGCGACACCGTGCGGAAGGGCGTCTTCGCCGCCGGCGCCGCCTTCGTCTTCTTCACAGCCCTCCTCACTGAACTCTACTACATCTTCTACTCCAAGGCCGTCGCCTCCGACGAGCTACCCTACGGCTCCGGCGCCGGCGCCGTCGGCATGAGCTCCTTCCACTAG
- the LOC122041479 gene encoding pre-rRNA-processing protein TSR2 homolog isoform X1, translating to MDSVGSGWWSEEETHVVFSPQSLSLFGEGISLVFSRWTALQMAVENACGGRESRHKSEELTSTILTWFSQSKGPLYIDDLENMLEENMLNLFNTEIDDGSIEEVAEELMIMHEDFLKGNFESIEKLRKSGPVISSVAQSKQIGNHDSEDESSDDEVSEMIVDEPKVSEMVAESPKPEQVPDEDGWSTVTSKRNKGKKCR from the exons ATGGACTCTGTTGGGAGTGGATGGTGGTCCGAAGAGGAAACTCATGTGGTTTTCTCTCCACAATCATTGTCTCTTTTTGGTGAAGGAATATCACTGGTGTTCTCTCGCTGGACAGCGCTCCAGATGGCGGTGGAAAACGCATGTGGTGGGCGAGAGTCACGACACAAGTCTGAAGAGCTCACCTCCACTATCCTCACCTGGTTCTCCCAGTCTAAAG GTCCACTTTATATTGATGATTTGGAAAATATGCTTGAAGAGAATATGTTGAATTTATTCAATACAGAGATTGATGATGGTAGCATCGAAGAG GTTGCTGAAGAATTGATGATCATGCATGAAGACTTTCTCAAGGGAAATTTTGAATCAATTGAAAAGCTGAGGAAGTCGGGACCTGTAATTAGCTCAGTTGCTCAGAGCAAACAG ATAGGTAACCATGATAGCGAAGATGAGAGCTCAGACGATGAGGTATCAGAAATGATTGTCGATGAACCCAAAGTGAGTGAAATGGTCGCGGAATCACCAAAACCGGAACAAGTTCCCGACGAGGATGGATGGTCCACAGTTACTTCCAAACGAAATAAGGGTAAGAAATGTCGATAA
- the LOC122041478 gene encoding dof zinc finger protein DOF4.7-like produces MGLSSKLASPDVDALLCSQDLLEIPKPTSQARNYSHQQQQRPPPPPHWPPLKCPRCDSTNTKFCYYNNYSRTQPRHFCKACRRHWTHGGTLRNVPVGGSRVGKNNNKRVPKPTPTPPAAAASSSSAPIPFLFPDIPRQALLQSPPPATLQLAASDYTANLAPQITTEFDLVMNSCGGSNCYYGGWQAGQVSAIATSTSGGMDHSGADYWSGWDDDVAGCP; encoded by the exons ATGGGCCTCAGCTCTAAGCTCGCCTCCCCCGACGTCGACGCCCTCCTCTGTTCCCAG GATTTGCTGGAGATCCCGAAACCCACGAGCCAAGCGAGGAACTACAGCCACCAGCAGCAGCAgaggccgccgccgccgccgcactGGCCGCCGTTGAAGTGTCCTCGCTGCGACTCCACGAACACCAAGTTCTGCTACTACAACAACTACAGCCGCACGCAGCCGCGCCACTTCTGCAAGGCCTGCCGCCGCCACTGGACGCACGGCGGAACGCTCCGCAACGTGCCCGTCGGCGGCTCCCGCGTCGGCAAGAACAACAACAAGCGAGTGCCCAAGCCTACTCCAACCCCGCCGGCTGCCGCCGCGTCATCCAGCAGCGCGCCGATTCCGTTTCTCTTTCCCGACATCCCCCGGCAGGCTCTCCTTCAATCGCCGCCTCCCGCCACGCTGCAACTGGCTGCATCGGATTACACCGCCAACTTGGCACCGCAGATTACTACAGAGTTTGATCTCGTGATGAACTCGTGCGGAGGCAGCAACTGCTACTACGGGGGATGGCAAGCGGGGCAGGTGTCGGCGATAGCGACGAGCACTAGTGGCGGCATGGATCATTCCGGCGCCGACTACTGGAGTGGTTGGGATGACGACGTGGCCGGTTGTCCGTAG
- the LOC122041482 gene encoding ferredoxin-thioredoxin reductase, variable chain-like — MATPATTLPPSYAPIASLSPPARPVPVFNTRTARRFPCRVALSTDLSSSSEIEEEEQRAAAKIGKRVRVTAPLRVYHVQKAPDLDLNGLEGVIKQYVGVWKGRRISANLPFKVEFQIAVPEQPRPVKVVSHLKEEEFEYL; from the coding sequence ATGGCGACACCGGCGACAACCCTCCCTCCCTCCTACGCCCCCATTGCCTCTCTATCTCCCCCCGCCCGCCCCGTGCCCGTTTTCAACACTAGGACCGCGCGGCGATTCCCGTGCCGGGTCGCCCTCTCCACCGACCTCTCCTCCTCGTCGGAGATAGAAGAGGAAGAGCAGCGGGCGGCCGCTAAGATCGGGAAAAGGGTTCGCGTCACGGCGCCCCTCAGGGTTTACCACGTGCAGAAGGCGCCCGACCTCGATCTGAACGGCTTGGAAGGAGTAATCAAGCAGTATGTTGGGGTCTGGAAAGGGAGAAGGATCTCCGCCAATCTCCCTTTCAAGGTCGAGTTCCAAATCGCTGTCCCAGAGCAGCCTCGCCCTGTGAAGGTCGTCTCTCATCTCAAGGAGGAAGAATTCGAGTACCTGTAA
- the LOC122041476 gene encoding lanC-like protein GCL2 isoform X2, with amino-acid sequence MQPHTASTLACSSLTKAANPSMADRYFPNEMPDFVEEEHEQASISQSTLHGLLRLPYPKLADKFLEAALDLKEKVVKRTWLRAGRQVRDFTLYTGALGTALLLFKAYRVTNSKSDLGLCGEIIRACDAASAGSRHVTFICGRAGVCALGAVVAKHVGDDVLLRHYLNSFREIKLRDVPNELLYGKVGYLWACSFLNKHIGENTIPSTDMSAIANEIISDGKRLSNKSSCPLMYEWHGKKYWGAAHGLAGIMHVLMDMDLNPEDRKCIKTTLNYMIQHRFQSGNYPSSQGSESDRLVHWCHGAPGVAVTLTKAAQVFQDEQFLQAEEEAAAIVWRRGLLKRVGICHGISGNAYVFLSLYRHTRRVEYLYQAKAFACFLLDKANQLIEDGTMHTGDRPYSLFEGQAGMAYLFFDMIEPSESRFPAYEL; translated from the exons ATGCAACCGCACACCGCAAGTACACTCGCCTGTTCTTCTCTTACCAAAGCGGCGAATCCATCCATGGCCGATCGCTACTTCCCCAACGAGATGCCCGACTTCGTCGAAGAAGAACACGAGCAAGCTTCCATTTCGCAGTCCACTCTCCACGGCCTCCTCCGCCTTCCCTACCCCAAGTTAGCCGACAAATTCCTCGAAGCCGCGCTCGATCTCAAAGAGAAG GTCGTGAAGCGGACGTGGTTGCGTGCCGGGCGGCAAGTGAGGGATTTCACGCTCTACACCGGCGCCCTAGGAACGGCGCTGCTGCTCTTCAAGGCGTACCGGGTTACTAACAGCAAGAGCGACCTTGGTCTCTGCGGCGAGATCATTAGGGCTTGTGACGCTGCTTCCGCTGGATCAAG GCATGTGACCTTCATATGTGGGCGGGCGGGAGTGTGCGCGCTCGGTGCTGTGGTTGCGAAGCATGTTGGAGACGATGTGCTGCTCCGCCATTATTTGAACTCGTTTAGGGAG ATAAAGTTGCGTGATGTTCCTAATGAACTTCTGTATGGAAAAGTTGGCTATTTGTGGGCATGCTCTTTCCTGAACAAGCACATTGGTGAGAATACAATACCGTCAACAGACATG AGTGCTATAGCTAACGAAATCATCTCCGATGGGAAAAGATTATCCAACAAAAGCAGTTGCCCTCTGATGTACGAGTGGCATGGGAAGAAATACTGGGGTGCAGCCCATGGGCTTGCGGGAATCATGCATGTCCTGATGGACATGGATCTGAATCCAGAAGATAGGAAATGCATCAAAACCACGTTGAACTACATGATACAACACCGTTTCCAAAGTGGGAATTATCCCTCCAGCCAAGGATCTGAGTCTGATCGGTTGGTGCATTGGTGTCATGGTGCTCCAGGTGTCGCTGTTACCCTGACCAAAGCAGCTCAG GTTTTCCAAGACGAGCAGTTTTTGCAAGCTGAAGAAGAGGCGGCTGCCATCGTGTGGCGGAGAGGCCTGCTGAAGAGAGTTGGCATTTGCCATGGCATTAGTGGCAATGCTTATGTCTTCCTCTCATTGTATCGGCATACCAGGAGGGTCGAATATTTGTACCAGGCTAAAGCATTTGCTTGCTTTCTGCTGGACAAAGCTAACCAGTTGATTGAAGATGGGACAATGCACACTGGTGATCGGCCATATTCATTGTTCGAAGGGCAAGCAGGCATGGCATATCTCTTTTTTGACATGATCGAACCTTCTGAATCCAGGTTCCCAGCTTATGAGCTTTAA